One Chloroflexota bacterium genomic region harbors:
- a CDS encoding adenylate/guanylate cyclase domain-containing protein — protein MGDYSRQEAAERAGISLEELNQLVELGILTPREGDRLTSGDVRKAGLVRSLGATGVPLEGIGAAVRSGTFPLEFMDSPAYERFSVLSSETFREVSQRTGIPVDFLMVIREAAGSAQPSPDDRVREAELAVLPLGELFLGAGLRPVAVERVLRVYGESLRRIAEVEADFWRTEVIMPLLAAGSLATDVTQGKLAEEFSARADDAVLALLHLHQTHAWTANIIAGFELVMDQAGLHRRLERPPAMCFLDLTGYTRLTAERGDEAAAQLATDLSRLVQRTSVQHGGKPVKWLGDGVMFYFPDPGPGVVAALEMAEGVTNAELPPAHVGLHAGPVVFQEGDYFGQTVNVASRIAEYARPGEVLVSQAVVDAASGAPVAFTDIGEVELKGVSGAVHLHAAHRGGS, from the coding sequence GTGGGCGATTACTCCCGTCAGGAAGCCGCGGAGCGGGCCGGGATCAGCCTCGAGGAGCTGAACCAGCTGGTCGAGCTGGGCATCCTGACCCCCCGCGAGGGGGATCGGCTCACCTCCGGAGACGTTCGCAAGGCAGGGCTGGTGCGGAGCCTGGGGGCGACGGGCGTGCCCCTGGAGGGCATCGGTGCTGCCGTGCGGAGCGGGACCTTCCCCCTCGAGTTCATGGACTCCCCCGCCTACGAGCGCTTCTCGGTGCTCAGCAGCGAGACCTTCCGGGAGGTCAGCCAGCGGACCGGGATCCCGGTCGATTTTCTGATGGTCATCCGGGAAGCGGCGGGCTCCGCGCAGCCGAGCCCCGATGACCGCGTCCGCGAGGCCGAGCTGGCCGTCCTCCCGCTTGGCGAGCTCTTCCTGGGCGCAGGGTTACGTCCCGTGGCCGTCGAGCGCGTCCTGCGTGTGTACGGTGAGAGCCTGCGTCGAATTGCCGAAGTGGAAGCCGACTTTTGGCGGACCGAGGTCATCATGCCGCTGCTCGCCGCGGGCAGTTTGGCGACCGATGTCACCCAAGGCAAACTCGCCGAGGAGTTTTCGGCTCGTGCCGACGATGCGGTATTGGCGCTCCTTCACCTCCACCAGACCCATGCCTGGACCGCCAACATCATCGCCGGCTTCGAGCTGGTCATGGACCAGGCTGGGCTCCATCGCCGCCTCGAGCGGCCGCCGGCGATGTGCTTCCTCGACCTCACCGGCTACACCCGTCTGACCGCCGAACGCGGCGACGAGGCCGCCGCCCAGCTGGCGACCGACCTCAGCCGGCTCGTGCAGCGGACATCGGTCCAGCACGGCGGGAAGCCGGTGAAATGGCTCGGCGACGGGGTGATGTTCTACTTCCCCGACCCCGGCCCGGGTGTGGTGGCCGCGCTCGAGATGGCGGAGGGCGTGACAAACGCGGAGCTGCCGCCGGCGCACGTGGGCCTGCATGCCGGCCCGGTGGTGTTCCAGGAGGGCGACTACTTCGGGCAGACCGTGAACGTCGCCTCCCGGATCGCCGAGTACGCCCGACCGGGGGAGGTGCTCGTCAGCCAGGCCGTGGTGGACGCCGCTTCCGGGGCACCGGTGGCGTTCACCGACATCGGCGAGGTGGAGCTCAAGGGCGTGTCCGGCGCCGTCCACCTCCACGCCGCCCATCGCGGGGGCTCCTGA
- a CDS encoding RNA polymerase sigma factor, protein MAVGAVGAVDAVEAPEIEPERLDPALFGSLYQKHRLSVYRYLRARTQSDADALDLAADTFERAFASLGRFRRRDGGVQAWLLRIARNTAIDAHRRRRPTVGLAGADAHLGRIAVEADRQDQERVEILDLVGRLPSDQREALLLRYGSGLTAREIGVAIGKREGAVQKQIERGLAALREALDDHA, encoded by the coding sequence GTGGCTGTCGGGGCGGTCGGGGCTGTCGACGCCGTCGAGGCCCCCGAGATCGAGCCCGAGCGGCTGGATCCGGCACTCTTCGGGTCGCTCTACCAGAAGCACCGCCTCTCGGTGTACCGCTACCTGCGCGCACGCACACAGAGCGACGCCGACGCGCTCGACCTTGCCGCCGACACCTTTGAGCGAGCGTTCGCGAGCCTCGGGCGGTTCCGCCGACGTGATGGCGGGGTCCAGGCGTGGCTGTTGCGCATCGCGAGGAACACCGCGATTGATGCCCATCGTCGGCGCCGACCAACGGTCGGCCTGGCGGGCGCGGATGCCCATCTGGGCCGGATCGCGGTCGAGGCCGATCGGCAGGACCAGGAGCGCGTCGAGATCCTCGATCTTGTCGGCCGGCTCCCAAGCGATCAGCGCGAGGCGCTCCTCCTTCGATATGGCAGCGGGTTGACGGCGAGGGAGATCGGCGTCGCGATCGGGAAGCGCGAAGGCGCAGTCCAGAAGCAGATTGAGCGCGGGCTGGCCGCGCTGCGGGAGGCCCTTGATGACCACGCATAA
- a CDS encoding DUF4179 domain-containing protein has translation MTTHNEIETRLRQAFEVSPSEDGLRWLDQRVAQVAAGQTAISRRGVPNLRVFLRPLALVAAFVLLTGAVVAAMGLLERMVEESSIPGWRVAWDRAEILGIQQTDAGLTITLERAYADLNQVLVGFTVEGLGDAAISDQGDRAPIEWIAELRDPTGRTSDQWAPSMLAMGLEETMLSAVVQTWLGTPAPVAGTWELTITSVGYNSGTWSSGECTVGATDPACVNPPANAMVEGTWRFEFQLPEPTGTVVSLDVSDTAGDATLHLTELRVTPSMIRYRIALDVAGNPVAYWGWPNPSVSNGSAAYITNSATHILTGDLTQGSDMEYSTSAGADAATGTWEIVIPELTYGLTNDEVIHLSGPWTLTVTVP, from the coding sequence ATGACCACGCATAACGAGATTGAGACCAGGCTTCGCCAGGCGTTCGAGGTGTCCCCCTCAGAGGATGGCCTGCGCTGGCTCGACCAGCGCGTCGCCCAGGTGGCGGCTGGACAGACAGCGATTTCCCGCCGCGGCGTGCCCAACTTGCGCGTCTTCCTTCGACCACTGGCCCTCGTCGCAGCGTTCGTGCTCCTCACCGGTGCCGTGGTCGCGGCGATGGGTCTTCTCGAGCGAATGGTCGAGGAGTCGTCCATCCCCGGTTGGCGTGTGGCCTGGGACCGGGCCGAGATCCTCGGCATCCAGCAGACTGATGCCGGGCTCACGATCACCCTCGAGCGCGCCTATGCAGATCTCAACCAGGTGTTGGTCGGTTTCACCGTCGAGGGCCTGGGAGACGCGGCGATCTCAGACCAAGGGGATCGCGCTCCAATCGAGTGGATTGCCGAACTCCGTGATCCAACGGGCCGGACATCGGATCAGTGGGCGCCCAGTATGCTCGCCATGGGCCTCGAAGAGACCATGCTGTCAGCTGTCGTGCAGACGTGGTTGGGGACCCCCGCCCCGGTGGCCGGGACCTGGGAGCTGACCATCACCTCAGTTGGATACAACAGCGGCACGTGGTCCTCCGGCGAATGCACCGTCGGAGCCACCGACCCAGCATGCGTGAACCCGCCTGCCAACGCCATGGTCGAAGGCACCTGGCGATTCGAGTTCCAGCTGCCCGAACCCACCGGAACGGTCGTCTCGCTCGACGTGAGTGACACGGCTGGCGACGCCACCCTGCACCTCACCGAGCTTCGGGTCACGCCGAGCATGATCAGGTACCGGATCGCGCTGGATGTTGCCGGCAACCCGGTCGCGTACTGGGGATGGCCGAACCCATCGGTCTCAAACGGCAGTGCCGCATACATCACGAACTCGGCCACGCACATCCTGACCGGGGATCTGACTCAGGGGTCCGACATGGAGTACTCCACCTCCGCCGGGGCCGATGCGGCCACGGGCACCTGGGAGATCGTGATCCCCGAGCTGACGTACGGCCTGACCAACGACGAGGTGATCCACCTCAGCGGTCCGTGGACGCTCACGGTGACAGTCCCATAG